In Pedobacter sp. WC2423, the following are encoded in one genomic region:
- a CDS encoding SWIM zinc finger family protein has product MIREFEYHYKSASTITTKGIDKSFIFSHCSEVEKDNQVPCFFYGNIINSFIASKCLSTLAKTVHAHFSITPDQRISLRDPIVSVGNEQLHFEAFSSCNSVYARIDILKEGIDGEFIESGCTNVDFNDATIRAFNSVGRNEKLLIAVGSGEMQVVTEHTATTEQKVSLPDRWIKGLGNVQVYLAQMSLIFKLNRIQAIQLFRGLPKTPVKADYFLLKSGHTYQFSTLQKPGSVRIGGIHRLNLIENLLMFADDVSFYQSQDQQSTAVTLDFKDIRMLFLLSDGLYRGFSGEGKNLENLATEVSEELITHINHQFKTNEIFQPTLISITNDLQFKTMDTLQASLSSIGLLGYDLYTNSYFYRKLPFKLSRLKSLNPRMQNALKLINQGDVEILVQDQDTLKAEVKGSSGVVHTVLGKQGVFQCTCNWFTAHQNERGLCKHILALKMKLAR; this is encoded by the coding sequence ATGATCAGGGAATTTGAATATCACTATAAAAGTGCTTCTACCATAACTACTAAAGGAATTGATAAATCTTTTATCTTTTCTCACTGTTCAGAAGTAGAGAAAGATAATCAGGTACCCTGTTTTTTTTATGGAAATATTATCAATTCATTTATTGCCTCGAAATGTTTAAGTACACTGGCAAAAACTGTTCACGCGCATTTTTCAATTACCCCTGATCAGAGGATAAGTCTTAGAGATCCTATTGTTTCTGTAGGGAATGAGCAGTTACATTTTGAAGCATTTTCTTCCTGCAATAGTGTATACGCAAGGATAGATATACTCAAAGAAGGAATAGATGGGGAATTTATTGAATCAGGCTGTACCAATGTAGATTTTAATGATGCAACTATAAGAGCCTTTAATTCAGTTGGGAGAAATGAAAAACTGCTGATTGCCGTAGGATCAGGAGAAATGCAGGTCGTGACTGAACATACGGCAACCACAGAGCAAAAGGTAAGTTTGCCGGATCGGTGGATCAAAGGATTGGGAAATGTGCAGGTTTATTTAGCTCAGATGAGTTTGATTTTTAAACTGAACAGGATCCAGGCGATACAACTGTTCAGAGGTTTACCAAAAACACCAGTTAAAGCAGATTATTTTCTTTTAAAGTCCGGTCATACTTATCAATTTTCTACGTTGCAAAAGCCCGGTAGTGTCAGGATTGGAGGTATACACAGGCTGAATCTGATCGAAAACTTATTGATGTTTGCTGATGACGTTTCTTTTTACCAAAGCCAGGATCAGCAAAGCACCGCAGTTACTTTGGATTTTAAAGATATTCGTATGTTATTCTTATTATCTGATGGTTTGTACAGAGGCTTTTCGGGAGAAGGGAAGAACCTTGAAAATCTGGCCACTGAAGTTTCTGAAGAATTGATCACCCATATCAATCATCAATTCAAAACGAATGAAATTTTTCAGCCCACACTGATTTCTATAACAAATGATCTCCAATTTAAGACGATGGATACTTTACAGGCCTCACTTTCAAGTATTGGCTTATTAGGTTATGATTTATACACCAACTCTTATTTTTATAGAAAATTACCTTTTAAATTATCCCGGCTTAAAAGCCTGAATCCAAGAATGCAAAATGCCCTTAAGCTGATTAATCAGGGGGATGTTGAGATTTTAGTGCAAGATCAGGATACCCTAAAAGCGGAAGTAAAAGGAAGCTCAGGTGTAGTACATACCGTTTTGGGAAAACAGGGTGTTTTTCAATGTACCTGCAATTGGTTTACTGCACATCAAAATGAAAGAGGTTTGTGCAAACACATTCTCGCCTTAAAAATGAAATTAGCCCGGTAA
- a CDS encoding DUF4287 domain-containing protein yields MSFQAYLDTIKKKTGKGPEELKQLADQKGFSENGKLKPEVKAGQIVSWLKEEFELGHGHSMAVYALLKGLKE; encoded by the coding sequence ATGTCATTTCAAGCATATCTCGATACTATCAAAAAGAAAACTGGTAAAGGCCCTGAGGAATTGAAACAACTTGCAGATCAGAAAGGATTTTCTGAAAACGGAAAACTTAAACCAGAGGTTAAAGCCGGGCAGATTGTAAGCTGGTTAAAAGAAGAGTTTGAATTAGGGCACGGGCATTCAATGGCTGTTTATGCATTACTTAAAGGATTAAAAGAGTAA
- a CDS encoding acyltransferase family protein, with protein MHTSSIAPVQLSGPDHLRALAITLVFFYHYQNFGHPDWPEEIIGLGWMGVDLFFVLSGFLIAGQIFRAISKGRNFSLKEFFIKRVFRIIPAYLVVLILYIAMPIVREREHLAPIWQYLTFTLNLDLDLSKTGTFTHAWSLCIEEQFYLILPLIVLLINYFKLGKKSVYIFAGLFILGFALRLWSWDQLVEPHLTSEYFWVLWYKYIYYPTYNRLDGLLTGVGIAAIFTFYPLVYQRINEYANWLLLFGVLLLLSACFLCIDPHSFNSSIFGFPLIALAFGAIVASAVCPKCILYTFKSKFTFHLATLSYSIYLIHKIMIYMTQNLLAQAGLQKESNLMLIFCIATSLSGAVILRYCVELPFLSIKDKILNHPDHCKI; from the coding sequence ATGCATACGAGTTCTATTGCCCCTGTTCAACTTTCCGGCCCTGATCATCTCAGGGCATTAGCGATTACCTTAGTTTTCTTTTATCATTATCAGAATTTCGGGCATCCGGATTGGCCGGAAGAGATTATTGGACTGGGATGGATGGGTGTCGATTTGTTTTTTGTGCTCAGTGGTTTTTTGATTGCCGGGCAAATTTTCAGGGCAATCAGTAAAGGAAGAAATTTCTCCTTAAAGGAGTTTTTTATCAAACGGGTTTTCAGAATCATCCCGGCTTACCTGGTTGTATTGATTCTGTATATAGCTATGCCTATTGTACGGGAAAGAGAACATCTTGCCCCAATCTGGCAATACCTTACTTTTACTTTAAATCTGGATCTTGATCTTAGCAAAACTGGCACCTTTACGCATGCCTGGTCGTTATGTATAGAAGAACAATTCTATTTAATATTGCCGCTGATCGTATTGCTGATCAATTACTTTAAGCTTGGCAAAAAGTCTGTATATATTTTTGCAGGACTCTTTATCTTAGGGTTCGCACTCAGATTATGGAGCTGGGATCAGCTGGTTGAACCGCATTTGACAAGCGAATATTTTTGGGTTTTATGGTATAAATATATATACTATCCAACTTATAACCGATTGGACGGCCTGTTAACAGGGGTTGGAATTGCAGCGATATTTACTTTTTATCCGCTGGTTTATCAAAGAATAAACGAATATGCAAACTGGTTGCTCCTGTTCGGTGTGCTGTTGCTCTTGAGTGCTTGTTTTCTCTGCATTGATCCCCATAGCTTTAACAGTTCTATTTTTGGCTTTCCTCTTATAGCGCTGGCTTTCGGTGCTATTGTAGCTTCAGCTGTCTGCCCAAAATGTATACTTTATACTTTTAAATCAAAATTTACTTTTCACCTGGCAACGTTATCTTATTCCATTTATCTGATTCATAAGATCATGATCTATATGACTCAAAATTTACTGGCACAGGCAGGACTTCAAAAAGAGAGTAATCTGATGCTGATTTTTTGTATTGCTACCAGCTTGTCAGGTGCTGTTATCCTGAGATACTGCGTTGAGCTGCCATTTCTCAGCATAAAAGATAAAATATTGAATCATCCTGATCACTGTAAAATATAG
- a CDS encoding response regulator transcription factor — protein MQILEEIAPEDHKNHIFSYQSVIKNRYGQYEHFLQRNCFISDEERNPVYSMGILIKINDLGDYSPVVQTVERVDTDSAKESKVICKKVYYLNKEDQIFSKREKEVLLWMAEGLSSKMIADKLFVSEHTVINHRRSMQQKSNMPNAIALVGFAIKSGII, from the coding sequence TTGCAGATTTTAGAGGAAATAGCACCCGAAGATCACAAAAATCATATATTCTCTTATCAATCTGTAATCAAAAACAGGTACGGTCAATACGAACACTTTTTGCAACGTAACTGTTTTATTTCAGACGAAGAGCGAAATCCTGTTTATAGTATGGGCATCCTGATTAAAATTAACGATTTGGGGGATTATAGTCCTGTTGTGCAAACCGTTGAGCGAGTGGACACAGACAGCGCAAAGGAAAGTAAAGTCATTTGTAAGAAAGTTTACTATTTAAATAAAGAGGACCAGATTTTTTCCAAACGTGAAAAAGAAGTTTTATTGTGGATGGCTGAAGGTTTAAGCAGTAAGATGATTGCGGATAAGTTATTTGTCAGTGAACATACGGTGATTAATCACCGCAGAAGCATGCAGCAAAAAAGCAATATGCCAAATGCGATTGCACTCGTTGGTTTTGCCATTAAAAGTGGGATTATTTAA
- a CDS encoding immunity 22 family protein: MAQQKIHVWAGTTDKTEEQFDKYFDQSKFIKDNSDLNQRSQFGKDLNLEKAYDDNWITVYHSRKRISIQSAIEELPIWDDQLEVAIYQAGIKKGVPLVNAIISYADDQLTIEKPLNSYNNLVYLGSFTNPS, translated from the coding sequence ATGGCACAGCAAAAGATTCACGTATGGGCAGGGACCACAGATAAGACGGAAGAGCAGTTTGATAAATATTTTGATCAGTCTAAATTCATCAAAGACAATTCAGACCTTAATCAGCGCAGTCAGTTTGGTAAAGACCTGAACCTGGAAAAGGCTTATGATGACAACTGGATTACCGTTTACCATAGCAGAAAAAGAATCAGCATACAGAGTGCTATTGAAGAACTGCCAATTTGGGACGACCAGTTAGAAGTTGCAATTTACCAGGCTGGCATAAAAAAAGGAGTTCCATTAGTTAATGCGATCATTAGTTACGCAGATGACCAGCTGACTATAGAAAAACCATTGAATAGCTATAATAACCTGGTTTATCTGGGCAGTTTTACCAATCCTTCTTAA
- a CDS encoding SRPBCC domain-containing protein: MEKMEFSITINALPEKVWEVIIGKDTYNLWTAPFAAGSTVKTDWKKGSKALFLDGKGNGMVSEIVESIPGKFLSIHHLGEVKDGVEDPTTYQGGEWGDALENYTLELVNDHQTLWRVNMDMISEYVDYMNKTWPLALQKVKELAEE, from the coding sequence ATGGAAAAGATGGAATTTAGTATTACGATTAATGCCCTGCCTGAGAAAGTTTGGGAGGTGATTATTGGAAAAGATACGTATAACTTATGGACTGCTCCTTTTGCTGCTGGTTCAACGGTAAAAACGGATTGGAAAAAGGGGAGTAAGGCACTTTTTCTGGATGGTAAAGGTAATGGTATGGTTTCAGAGATCGTGGAAAGCATTCCCGGTAAGTTTTTATCCATTCATCACCTTGGAGAAGTAAAAGATGGCGTGGAAGACCCAACCACTTACCAGGGCGGAGAGTGGGGAGATGCTTTAGAGAATTATACGCTGGAATTAGTGAATGATCACCAGACTTTATGGCGCGTAAATATGGACATGATTAGTGAATATGTCGATTATATGAATAAAACCTGGCCTTTGGCGTTACAAAAAGTGAAGGAACTTGCCGAAGAGTAG
- a CDS encoding DUF1349 domain-containing protein, whose protein sequence is MKKIILCIITFVIAQTGFAQTLEKMQWFNEPQKWEIKNNALTMFVTPQSDYWRISHYGFTVDDAPFYYSTYGGEFEVKVKITGNYKVRFDQMGLMLRTDHENYIKAGIEFVDGKYNLSTVVTHKTSDWSVTTLDKTPDFVWIKAVRRLDAVEIFYSYDDKTYVMLRNAYLQDNKPVMVGFMAASPDGNGFNAKFEGFSVKQLADQRRLEWLKKNAN, encoded by the coding sequence ATGAAAAAAATTATTTTATGCATCATTACATTCGTAATCGCGCAAACAGGATTTGCTCAGACTTTAGAAAAAATGCAGTGGTTTAATGAACCGCAAAAATGGGAGATCAAAAACAATGCACTGACCATGTTTGTGACCCCTCAAAGTGATTACTGGAGAATTTCACATTATGGCTTCACTGTTGATGATGCTCCCTTTTATTACAGTACCTATGGTGGCGAATTTGAAGTGAAAGTGAAGATCACCGGAAATTATAAAGTGCGTTTCGATCAGATGGGTTTAATGTTACGTACAGATCATGAGAATTATATCAAAGCAGGAATCGAATTTGTAGATGGCAAATACAATCTAAGCACCGTAGTGACACATAAAACAAGCGATTGGAGTGTAACTACATTGGATAAAACACCTGATTTTGTATGGATAAAAGCAGTAAGAAGATTGGATGCAGTTGAAATATTTTATTCTTATGATGATAAAACTTACGTGATGTTACGCAATGCTTATTTGCAGGATAATAAACCTGTAATGGTTGGATTTATGGCAGCCAGTCCTGATGGAAATGGTTTCAATGCTAAATTTGAAGGTTTTTCGGTTAAACAATTGGCTGATCAGCGAAGATTGGAATGGCTGAAGAAAAACGCAAATTAA
- a CDS encoding response regulator transcription factor, producing MNILNTLNEKLLKQPFGEELNKPANLAQYQYMAFMYSQIENSLAVLSDMEANKSYIYNGRVAKELGFNENTHAKEINSIWEEDIFNKIHPDDLVEKHLLELQFFNLLKNLPIAERSDYQVKSKIRMRNKEENYSTIEHRMFYVCSSSNGSLWLALCLYNLSHDEVPAGTTAGVILNSATGVTFKPDQKEYNKILSVREREILKLIRKGKMSKELADLLSISVNTVNRHRQNILEKLRVSNSLEACRIAERMNLI from the coding sequence ATGAATATTCTCAATACCCTGAATGAAAAATTATTAAAACAACCTTTTGGAGAGGAACTAAATAAACCGGCAAATCTTGCTCAATACCAGTATATGGCGTTCATGTATTCACAAATAGAAAATTCGCTTGCTGTATTAAGTGATATGGAGGCTAATAAAAGTTATATCTATAATGGAAGGGTAGCGAAAGAACTGGGCTTTAATGAAAACACTCATGCTAAAGAAATAAATTCCATCTGGGAAGAAGATATTTTCAACAAGATTCATCCGGATGATCTTGTTGAAAAACACCTCTTAGAACTTCAGTTTTTCAACTTATTAAAAAACCTGCCTATTGCTGAAAGATCTGATTACCAAGTGAAGAGCAAAATCCGGATGCGCAACAAAGAGGAGAATTACAGCACTATAGAACATCGGATGTTTTATGTATGCAGCTCCTCAAATGGTAGTCTGTGGTTAGCACTTTGCCTTTATAATCTTTCTCACGATGAAGTTCCAGCAGGCACAACAGCTGGTGTAATCCTCAATTCTGCTACTGGTGTTACATTTAAACCTGATCAAAAAGAGTATAATAAAATACTATCCGTTCGTGAAAGAGAGATATTAAAGCTGATCAGAAAAGGTAAGATGAGCAAGGAACTTGCCGATCTGTTATCTATCAGCGTGAATACAGTCAACAGACATCGTCAGAATATATTAGAGAAATTACGGGTAAGTAACTCGCTGGAAGCATGCCGCATTGCAGAAAGAATGAACCTGATCTGA
- a CDS encoding nucleotidyltransferase domain-containing protein: protein MITFEQLKKQNELILLDCISGSIAYNLNIAGSDIDKKGIFIMPRNQLYGFEQQQQISNSTNDEVYYEIGRFLELIVKNNPGLLELLSTPKESILYRHPLMDLIKPEDFLSKLCMDTFAGYAQTQIKKARGLNKKINRPLDAKRKTVLDFCFVMQSNGTIPLKEWLQINNFSQQQCGLVNLNHFKNVYLLYHQNQLETGKLNGIISSPDANEVLLSSVPKSITNIAVIHFNKDNYSIYCREYKEYREWENNRNDLRYQETLTHGKNYDSKNMMHTFRLLNMAEEIALYGRIIVRREDRNFLLSIRNGEFQFDTLMSMIDEKMELIKELYEKSSLPERPDIKKAESILLQIREAYY from the coding sequence ATGATAACTTTTGAGCAATTAAAAAAGCAAAATGAATTAATCCTGCTTGATTGTATAAGTGGCAGTATCGCTTATAATCTTAACATTGCAGGTTCAGATATTGATAAAAAGGGAATATTTATTATGCCCAGAAATCAGCTATATGGTTTTGAACAGCAACAGCAGATTTCAAATAGTACCAATGATGAGGTATACTATGAGATCGGTCGTTTTCTGGAGCTCATCGTCAAGAATAATCCTGGTCTGCTTGAATTATTAAGTACGCCTAAAGAATCTATATTATACCGTCACCCATTAATGGACTTAATCAAGCCAGAAGATTTTCTTTCGAAGCTTTGTATGGACACCTTTGCAGGGTATGCGCAGACACAAATCAAGAAAGCACGCGGCCTGAATAAAAAGATCAACAGACCATTGGATGCTAAAAGAAAAACGGTACTGGATTTTTGTTTCGTCATGCAAAGTAATGGAACCATACCACTCAAGGAATGGTTACAGATTAATAACTTTTCACAACAACAATGCGGCCTTGTCAACCTGAATCATTTTAAGAATGTCTATTTATTATATCACCAGAATCAACTGGAAACAGGAAAACTAAATGGTATAATTTCCAGTCCCGATGCCAATGAAGTGCTATTAAGTTCCGTACCAAAATCAATAACAAACATCGCAGTAATTCATTTCAATAAAGATAATTATTCAATTTATTGCCGTGAGTATAAAGAATACAGAGAATGGGAAAATAATAGAAATGATCTGCGGTATCAGGAAACTTTGACGCACGGCAAAAACTACGACTCCAAAAATATGATGCATACTTTTCGTTTATTAAATATGGCTGAAGAGATTGCATTATATGGACGAATAATTGTCAGGCGTGAGGATCGCAATTTTCTGCTGAGCATCCGCAATGGTGAATTTCAATTCGATACACTAATGTCGATGATTGATGAAAAAATGGAATTGATCAAAGAATTGTACGAAAAGTCTTCCTTACCAGAAAGACCGGACATTAAAAAGGCAGAGTCAATTTTGCTACAGATAAGAGAAGCATATTATTAA
- a CDS encoding serine hydrolase — translation MNFKQLTVTLLISGMLIPALSKAQHTDQPDSIDLFVQQKMQQQHIPALQLAIVRHGQLIKQKTYGTANLENSIPATDESIFSINSITKAFTGVAVMQLAEEGKLKITDPVSLYIDSLPASWQKITLQQVLTHTSGLPDILDTNEQVLENAHESRAWEKVKTLPLEFNAGEKFSYNQTGYVILGKIITKLSGVHFTKFIEERQFKAAGMQLTRFGDSYDVIQNSAGAYTMKKFVNGRMVRGKSPGTAYIQFPLFFRTAAGILSTSKDMAQWLIALQDGKLLKDKKSIDALWTPAVLNNGKIGGFDQLTNGYALGWPTVTRTDHPAVGPVGGGRSAFFVYLKDDLSIVVLTNLMGANPERFIDEIGAYYIPDMHETNGFGLSPAIQKLRTELLKKGFDKSVAVVAELKKKDPGFSPGEDDLNGWGYKLLSQKEMAKALAIFKLNSVLYPQSANAHDSLGEILEIMGDYKAAVLSYKKSLVLNPKNTNASNRIQAIQAVK, via the coding sequence ATGAATTTTAAACAGCTTACAGTAACGCTTTTAATTTCCGGAATGCTGATCCCTGCTTTGTCTAAGGCACAACATACTGATCAACCTGATAGTATTGATCTATTTGTTCAACAAAAAATGCAGCAACAGCATATTCCTGCTTTACAGCTGGCCATAGTCCGTCATGGACAACTGATTAAACAAAAAACTTATGGAACGGCAAATCTGGAAAATTCCATTCCTGCAACAGATGAAAGCATTTTCTCTATCAACTCCATTACCAAAGCCTTTACAGGAGTTGCAGTGATGCAACTGGCCGAAGAAGGAAAACTAAAAATTACCGATCCTGTTTCGCTTTATATAGACAGCCTGCCGGCTTCCTGGCAGAAAATAACTTTACAGCAGGTATTAACCCATACCTCCGGCTTACCAGATATTCTTGACACCAATGAACAGGTATTGGAAAATGCACATGAGAGCCGTGCATGGGAAAAAGTAAAAACATTACCGCTGGAATTTAATGCCGGCGAAAAGTTCAGTTATAACCAGACTGGCTATGTTATTCTTGGAAAAATTATCACGAAACTGAGTGGTGTACATTTTACCAAGTTTATAGAAGAAAGACAGTTTAAAGCGGCCGGAATGCAGTTGACGCGATTTGGCGATTCCTATGATGTGATTCAAAATTCAGCGGGTGCTTATACGATGAAGAAATTTGTGAACGGCCGGATGGTGAGAGGTAAAAGTCCTGGCACTGCTTATATACAGTTTCCGCTGTTTTTCAGAACAGCCGCAGGAATCTTATCGACTTCAAAGGACATGGCACAATGGCTTATCGCCCTGCAAGATGGCAAGCTATTAAAAGATAAGAAAAGTATAGATGCATTATGGACACCGGCAGTATTAAATAATGGAAAAATTGGCGGGTTTGACCAGCTGACCAATGGTTATGCACTTGGATGGCCAACGGTGACCAGAACTGATCACCCTGCGGTTGGCCCGGTTGGTGGTGGCAGATCTGCTTTCTTCGTCTATTTAAAGGATGATCTTTCTATAGTCGTCCTGACTAATTTAATGGGTGCTAATCCGGAAAGATTTATTGATGAGATAGGCGCCTACTATATTCCTGACATGCATGAAACCAATGGTTTTGGTTTATCTCCGGCTATTCAAAAATTAAGGACTGAATTACTGAAAAAAGGTTTCGATAAATCAGTTGCTGTAGTGGCTGAACTCAAAAAGAAAGATCCGGGATTTTCTCCGGGCGAAGATGATCTCAATGGATGGGGATATAAGTTATTAAGCCAGAAAGAAATGGCTAAGGCTTTAGCGATATTTAAATTAAATTCAGTTCTTTACCCGCAAAGTGCAAATGCACATGATAGTCTGGGAGAAATCCTCGAAATCATGGGTGATTATAAAGCAGCTGTATTAAGTTATAAAAAATCATTGGTGCTCAATCCTAAAAACACCAATGCTTCAAATCGTATTCAAGCAATTCAGGCAGTTAAATAA
- a CDS encoding DUF6493 family protein: MNAIKQYIKNKNWQEILNYNKNLNAQERVQMITYLHTLDINADLMGVSSDQIKAGIQPDFYDNRVKIETTLNFAFVTCTRTIEELKLTESNKNGWVQNPLWQYLNSSVFGAEPLLELYQLFPPTYLNQTIKEASKARFQHFNFTILWDLYTHGLLVFEEEFFVRALFTIPMFKRNTQEDADFLAQNPEVLTKVFLQFYKYEVPVLDTSKWDTPNGPVCKRVTEFWTEVFQLLLERGYVFNRLLIPQLIESLLNNWKKPHLDWHIRLLELLKTTTEEYLTCQNLLFSILNTGSISLINFAVKQIHLLYKAENFDKAGFIANIPVIFSKEKGEKSILISLEILDYLWSRPDYKEEGITEQLALLLIQPDIKIQEKTALMLVKYADQELLKELVMPYLDNLKEGPKTILGLNNLSSEINSETDNLPSETDNPDPEKEILLVPVNIPSTWEELLFQVGACIRTKSALDIDLFFEGLNQLQDIIPSDFEKQLKPYSKQLFNKFWGNEVMTYFTEFMDYWINKKTIPNQESEVLPFLKHKCLWMCQKLASNNLTSGRLASNTKLPLLSTPTHAPFYIHPKTLVDRLLQYEAQKAEAEPEDLIVACNRLLYSLTDEESINLAKTLKGNYAAAIHYALGIADRPEPTEDLLPLWTQIARIKHPSSAFNVFASTSAKDYPTVCAPFHLDFSVEIDKNEYATWYRLALADNWNGAWFYKKRTITYPPFFYNLAPFKTGYREEIPYQMSLTPQYPEALLCRYIPDTSSGNEVAELEDCLYPLQFLLNHQLRIYNSGWLYIAVCLLFEKKISRDLAVEYIQFSILDKKQDLTLLAGIIGKLIALNFSPVNRLIEYFDKPVDSIKIKEFQLLILESCLQHFDADQLPVNSKKIIAYYKDWSKSLHREIDTDTLAKLKSK, encoded by the coding sequence ATGAATGCAATAAAACAGTATATAAAAAATAAGAATTGGCAGGAGATCTTAAATTACAATAAGAATTTAAATGCGCAGGAACGTGTTCAAATGATTACTTATCTGCATACTTTAGATATTAATGCTGATTTAATGGGTGTATCTTCTGATCAGATCAAAGCCGGGATACAACCTGATTTTTATGATAACCGGGTAAAAATAGAAACTACTTTGAACTTTGCATTTGTTACTTGTACAAGGACAATTGAAGAGCTTAAGCTAACAGAAAGCAATAAAAATGGCTGGGTTCAAAATCCATTGTGGCAGTATTTGAATTCAAGTGTTTTTGGCGCTGAACCTTTATTAGAACTTTATCAGCTATTTCCACCAACCTATCTAAATCAAACGATTAAAGAAGCTTCAAAAGCTCGTTTTCAGCATTTCAATTTCACCATATTATGGGATTTATATACACATGGACTCCTTGTTTTTGAAGAAGAGTTTTTTGTCAGGGCATTATTTACAATTCCCATGTTTAAAAGAAATACACAAGAGGATGCTGATTTCTTAGCGCAGAATCCAGAAGTACTGACAAAGGTTTTTCTTCAGTTTTATAAATATGAGGTTCCGGTTTTAGATACTTCTAAATGGGATACGCCCAATGGGCCTGTCTGTAAAAGAGTGACTGAATTCTGGACAGAAGTATTTCAGCTTCTTTTGGAAAGAGGATATGTATTTAACCGGCTGCTCATTCCACAGCTCATCGAGTCACTTTTGAACAATTGGAAAAAACCGCATCTGGATTGGCATATCCGGTTATTAGAACTATTGAAAACCACTACAGAAGAATATTTAACCTGTCAGAATCTCTTATTTTCTATACTCAATACAGGCAGCATAAGTCTGATCAATTTTGCAGTCAAACAAATTCATTTGCTATACAAAGCCGAAAACTTTGATAAAGCTGGATTTATAGCTAATATTCCTGTTATTTTTTCAAAAGAGAAAGGTGAAAAATCGATTTTGATCAGTTTGGAAATATTGGATTATTTATGGTCCAGACCTGATTACAAAGAGGAAGGGATTACAGAACAACTAGCTTTATTATTGATACAGCCTGATATTAAAATCCAGGAAAAAACTGCATTGATGCTGGTGAAATACGCTGATCAAGAACTTTTAAAGGAACTAGTAATGCCTTACCTGGATAATCTGAAAGAGGGACCTAAAACCATTCTTGGCCTGAATAACTTATCATCAGAGATTAATTCAGAAACTGACAATCTTCCATCAGAAACTGACAATCCTGATCCTGAAAAAGAGATATTACTTGTTCCGGTAAATATCCCGTCAACCTGGGAAGAGCTGCTGTTTCAGGTGGGTGCCTGTATCAGAACAAAATCAGCTTTAGACATAGATCTGTTTTTTGAAGGATTAAATCAGTTACAGGATATAATTCCTTCAGATTTCGAAAAACAGCTGAAACCATATAGTAAACAACTTTTTAATAAGTTCTGGGGAAATGAGGTCATGACTTATTTTACTGAATTTATGGATTACTGGATCAATAAGAAGACAATTCCTAACCAGGAAAGTGAAGTTTTACCATTCCTGAAACATAAATGCTTGTGGATGTGTCAGAAACTAGCCTCCAATAATTTAACTTCCGGTCGTTTAGCTTCCAATACTAAATTACCATTGCTGTCTACACCTACACATGCGCCATTTTATATTCATCCGAAAACCCTTGTTGACCGCTTGCTCCAATATGAAGCTCAAAAAGCAGAAGCAGAACCTGAAGATCTGATTGTAGCCTGTAACAGGTTACTTTATTCTTTAACGGACGAAGAAAGTATCAACTTAGCCAAAACATTAAAAGGCAATTATGCGGCTGCAATTCATTATGCACTGGGCATTGCTGACCGGCCTGAACCAACTGAAGACTTACTGCCGCTTTGGACGCAGATTGCAAGGATAAAACATCCGTCGTCCGCTTTTAATGTATTCGCAAGTACCAGTGCTAAAGACTATCCAACAGTTTGCGCACCTTTCCATCTTGATTTTAGTGTTGAGATTGATAAAAATGAATATGCTACCTGGTACCGTTTAGCATTAGCCGATAACTGGAATGGTGCCTGGTTTTATAAAAAGAGAACTATAACCTATCCACCGTTTTTTTATAACCTGGCTCCATTTAAAACAGGTTACAGAGAAGAGATTCCTTACCAGATGAGTTTGACACCCCAATATCCGGAAGCTTTGTTATGCAGGTATATTCCTGATACTTCAAGCGGAAATGAAGTCGCAGAACTGGAAGATTGCTTGTATCCACTCCAATTTTTACTGAATCATCAGTTAAGAATTTATAATAGCGGGTGGCTATATATTGCAGTCTGTTTATTATTTGAGAAGAAGATTTCCAGAGATTTAGCTGTGGAGTACATTCAGTTTTCAATTTTAGACAAAAAGCAGGATTTAACTCTTTTGGCTGGAATAATCGGAAAATTGATTGCATTGAATTTCTCTCCCGTCAACAGGCTGATAGAATACTTTGATAAGCCGGTGGACTCCATCAAAATTAAAGAATTTCAGCTGCTCATCTTAGAAAGCTGTCTTCAGCATTTTGATGCTGATCAGCTACCTGTAAACAGCAAGAAAATAATTGCTTATTATAAAGACTGGTCAAAATCTCTTCATCGGGAAATTGATACTGATACTTTAGCAAAATTGAAAAGCAAATGA